AAAGCCGTCATCATCGCCGGCACGGGAAACAGCAGGTGGTCCGAGAGCGGGATGCGTTGCGGCTTCAATATCGGAACGAGCTGCAGCGAGGAATACATCGGGACCAACGCGATCGGGACCTCTCTTGCCACCGGCCAGCCCATGTGTGTCATCGGGGAGGAGAATTACATCAAGCAGTGGCAGGATTCGGCCAATGCGGCAACGGTGATCCGGGACCCCTTCACGGGGGAAGTTGCCGGTGCCGTGTGCCTGACCTGCTTCATCAAGCATTTTCACATATTTGCACTGGGCATCGTGCAGTCCATCGCCGGCATGATCGAAGAAAGACTGAGATACGCCCCGGCACCGGCCGTTCGAATGAACTGGACATCAAGGTCTTCCATCCCCTCCGTACCCCGAGCGGGCGCGAGAACCGCCGCAGGCGTTCGCTTTCCCGAAGGAGAAGACCCGTCCGCATGGACCCGGTTGCATCGCGAGTTCATATTCGGCTCCGCCGGCATCGGCAGGCTCCTCGGGAAGGCCCGGAAGGCCGCGCAATACGATTCGACCAAGCTGATCCTGGGAGAAAGCGGCGTGGGAAAGGAGATCCTAGCGGGTTATATTCATGAACACAGCCGGCGCAGGGATCTTCCGTTCGTGGCCGTCAACTGTGCGGCCATCCCGCCCGACCTGATGGCGAGCGAATTTTTCGGCTATGAGGCGGGAGCATTTACCGGGGCCAGGCGGGGAGGGAGCCCCGGCCGGTTCGAGCAGGCGGCGGGAGGATCCATCTATCTTGATGAAATCAGCGAAATGAGCATGAACCTTCAAGCTTACCTGCTGCGCGTCATCGAGGACAAGACGGTGACCCCCCTCGGCGGCGGCCGGCCGAAGCGGGTCGACGTCCAGATCATCACCTCGACGAATCGGGACCTGAGGGAGATGGTGAAAGAAAAAAGCTTTCGGGGCGACCTGTACCATCGCCTCAACGTGATTTCGTTCCACATCCCGCCCCTGCGGGAGCGCCGGGAGGACATCCCCCGGCTGGTGAACCATTTCCTCCGGAAAATGAGCGACAGGCACGGAGGGGACATGAAGGAGATGTCGGGCCGGGCCATGGGAGCGCTGCTCGACTATCCCTGGCCCGGCAACGTGCGGGAACTGGAAAATGTGATCGAGACGGCCTGCATCTTCTCGGAAGGGCGGGTGATCGAA
This genomic window from Syntrophaceae bacterium contains:
- a CDS encoding sigma-54-dependent Fis family transcriptional regulator, coding for MYVTARDSALYLRSMFRRQIDYSLERSCAVGINQNIKKAPVTFSKEYINDRSEQVRRLVDAATPVLEQFHSMLELSRFVVAVADEKAVIIAGTGNSRWSESGMRCGFNIGTSCSEEYIGTNAIGTSLATGQPMCVIGEENYIKQWQDSANAATVIRDPFTGEVAGAVCLTCFIKHFHIFALGIVQSIAGMIEERLRYAPAPAVRMNWTSRSSIPSVPRAGARTAAGVRFPEGEDPSAWTRLHREFIFGSAGIGRLLGKARKAAQYDSTKLILGESGVGKEILAGYIHEHSRRRDLPFVAVNCAAIPPDLMASEFFGYEAGAFTGARRGGSPGRFEQAAGGSIYLDEISEMSMNLQAYLLRVIEDKTVTPLGGGRPKRVDVQIITSTNRDLREMVKEKSFRGDLYHRLNVISFHIPPLRERREDIPRLVNHFLRKMSDRHGGDMKEMSGRAMGALLDYPWPGNVRELENVIETACIFSEGRVIEACDLREDIAGGRHAESPDSLELRRIRTALGTCRWNLSRASRSLGMARSTLYRKMAKYRLSRENA